The following proteins come from a genomic window of Triticum aestivum cultivar Chinese Spring chromosome 6A, IWGSC CS RefSeq v2.1, whole genome shotgun sequence:
- the LOC123131677 gene encoding chloroplast stem-loop binding protein of 41 kDa a, chloroplastic, whose protein sequence is MAFSPATTATAARAAGAFTSGRVSSSPPSSLSSPFLPRVNGAIVARRGRGARAAASPVRAQAAGAAKKNVLVVNTNSGGHAVIGFYFAKALLAAGHAVTVLTVGDEGSDKMKKPPFSRFSELTSAGAKTVWGDPADVGAAVGGATFDVVLENNGKDLDAVKPVADWAKSAGVGQFLFISSAGIYLQTDEPPHVEGDAVKESAGHVGVEKYIAAEFGSWASFRPQYMTGSGNNKDCEEWFFDRIVRKRPVPIPGSGMQLTNISHARDLGSMLTLAVDNPDAAAGKIFNCVSDRGVTLNGLAKMCAAAAGATVEIVNYDPAAAGVDAKKAFPFRNMHFYAEPRAAKEVLGWTSTTNLPEDLKERFAEYASSGRGEKAMTFDLDDKILAAVGAAPVGVAA, encoded by the exons atggccttctccCCGGCCACGACCGCCACAGCCGCGCGCGCGGCGGGCGCATTCACCTCGGGCCGCGTCTCaagctcgccgccgtcgtcgctgtcgtcgccgTTCCTCCCGCGGGTGAACGGCGCGATCGTCGCGAGGAGGGGACGCGGTGCCCGTGCGGCGGCCTCGCCGGTGCGCGCGCAGGCCGCCGGAGCCGCCAAGAAGAACGTGCTGGTCGTCAACACCAACAGCGGAGGCCACGCGGTCATCGGGTTCTACTTCGCCAAGGCGCTCCTCGCGGCGGGGCATGCCGTCACCGTGCTCACGGTCGGCGACGAGGGCTCGGACAAGATGAAGAAGCCGCCCTTCTCCCGCTTCTCG GAGCTGACGAGCGCCGGGGCGAAGACGGTGTGGGGTGACCCGGCGGACGTCGGCGCGGCCGTCGGCGGAGCGACCTTCGACGTCGTGCTGGAAAACAACGGCAAGGACCTCGACGCCGTCAA GCCGGTGGCGGACTGGGCCAAGTCGGCCGGCGTCGGCCAGTTCCTGTTCATCAGCAGCGCCGGGATTTACCTTCAAACCGACGAGCCGCCGCACGTGGAGGGG GACGCCGTGAAGGAGAGCGCCGGGCACGTCGGCGTGGAGAAATACATCGCGGCGGAGTTCGGCAGCTGGGCCTCGTTCCGGCCGCAGTACATGACCGGCTCCGGCAACAACAAGGACTGCGAGGAGTGGTTCTTCGACA GAATCGTGCGGAAGCGGCCGGTGCCGATCCCGGGGTCGGGGATGCAGCTGACCAACATCTCCCACGCGAGGGACCTGGGCAGCATGCTCACGCTCGCCGTCGAcaaccccgacgccgccgccgggAAGATCTTCAACTGCGTGAGCGACCGCGGCGTGACGCTCAACGGCCTGGCCAAGATGTGCGCGGCGGCCGCGGGCGCCACCGTCGAGATCGTCAACTACGAcccggccgccgccggcgtcgACGCCAAGAAGGCCTTCCCCTTCCGCAACATG CATTTCTACGCGGAGCCTCGGGCGGCCAAGGAGGTGCTGGGATGGACGAGCACCACCAACCTGCCGGAGGACCTCAAGGAGCGGTTCGCCGAGTACGCGAGCAGCGGCCGGGGAGAGAAGGCCATGACCTTCGACCTCGACGACAAGATCCTCGCCGCCGTCGGGGCGGCGCCGGTCGGCGTCGCCGCCTAG